One Pseudomonas rhizophila DNA window includes the following coding sequences:
- a CDS encoding type II secretion system F family protein, producing MAVKAIKTDVYTWEGKDRKGTKMTGELTGQSPALVKAQLRKQGINPGKVRKKSTSIFSKGKRIKPLDIALFTRQMATMLKAGVPLLQAFDIIGEGFDNANMRKLVDEVKQEVAAGNSFAASLRKSPQYFDELYCNLVDAGEQAGALDTLLERVATYKEKSEALKAKIKKAMTYPAAVVLVAAVVTGILLVKVVPQFESVFSGFGAQLPAFTVMVIGLSEFMQQWWWMLLGGALAAFFGVKHALKRSQGLRDWRDKWLLKLPLIGTLMYKSAVARYARTLSTTFAAGVPLVEALDSVSGATGNVVFKRAVQRIRQDVSTGMQLNFSMRASGIFPNMAIQMTAIGEESGALDDMLDKVASFYEAEVDNLVDNLTSLMEPFIMVVLGVVVGGLVVAMYLPIFQLGSAI from the coding sequence ATGGCGGTCAAGGCAATAAAAACCGACGTTTACACGTGGGAAGGCAAAGACCGCAAAGGCACGAAAATGACCGGCGAACTGACTGGGCAGAGCCCGGCCCTGGTCAAGGCCCAGTTGCGCAAACAAGGCATCAACCCAGGCAAGGTTCGCAAGAAGTCCACCTCGATATTCAGCAAGGGCAAGCGTATCAAGCCATTGGATATCGCCCTGTTCACTCGGCAGATGGCGACCATGCTCAAGGCCGGCGTGCCCTTGTTGCAGGCGTTCGACATCATTGGCGAAGGCTTCGACAACGCCAACATGCGCAAGCTGGTGGACGAGGTGAAACAGGAAGTCGCCGCCGGCAACAGCTTCGCCGCGTCGTTGCGCAAGAGCCCGCAATACTTCGACGAACTGTACTGCAACCTGGTGGACGCCGGTGAACAGGCCGGCGCCCTGGATACGCTGCTGGAGCGCGTCGCGACCTACAAGGAAAAAAGCGAAGCCCTCAAGGCCAAGATCAAGAAGGCCATGACCTACCCCGCGGCCGTGGTGCTCGTCGCCGCCGTGGTCACGGGTATTCTGCTGGTCAAGGTGGTGCCGCAGTTCGAATCGGTATTCTCCGGGTTCGGCGCCCAACTGCCGGCCTTCACGGTGATGGTCATCGGCCTGTCGGAGTTCATGCAGCAGTGGTGGTGGATGCTGCTGGGCGGCGCGCTGGCGGCGTTCTTCGGTGTCAAACATGCACTCAAGCGCTCCCAGGGCTTGCGTGACTGGCGCGATAAATGGCTGCTCAAACTGCCGCTGATCGGCACCCTGATGTACAAATCCGCCGTGGCCCGCTACGCCCGGACCCTGTCCACGACATTCGCGGCCGGCGTGCCGCTGGTGGAAGCCCTGGACTCGGTATCAGGCGCCACCGGCAATGTGGTGTTCAAACGCGCGGTACAACGCATCCGGCAGGATGTCTCGACCGGCATGCAGTTGAATTTTTCCATGCGTGCTTCAGGCATATTCCCGAACATGGCGATCCAGATGACCGCCATCGGCGAGGAGTCCGGCGCGCTGGACGACATGCTCGACAAAGTGGCGAGCTTTTATGAAGCCGAGGTGGACAATCTGGTGGACAATCTCACCAGCCTGATGGAACCGTTCATCATGGTGGTCCTGGGGGTGGTCGTCGGCGGCCTGGTGGTTGCCATGTACCTGCCCATCTTTCAACTCGGCTCTGCGATCTGA
- a CDS encoding prepilin peptidase, which translates to MPLTEFFALYPLAFVLAALLLGLIIGSFLNVLVWRLPKMLSREWRLQAHDLLGLPAEAPGPVYNLMLPHSQCPHCGHRIRAWENIPLLSYLALRGRCSSCAAPIGRRYPLTELACGILSAFVAWYFGFGWQAAMVMVLTWGLLGMSLIDAEHQLLPDTLVLPLLWLGLIVNSFGLFVSLNQAMWGAVAGYLALWSVFWVFKLITGKEGMGYGDFKLLAMLGAWGGWQILPLTLLLSSLVGAVIGVIVLRLRDAPTSTQIPFGPYLAIAGWIALLWGGQITDFYWQSVGS; encoded by the coding sequence ATGCCCCTGACTGAGTTTTTCGCGCTGTATCCCCTGGCCTTTGTGCTCGCCGCTTTACTGCTCGGACTGATCATCGGCAGTTTCCTCAACGTCCTGGTGTGGCGCCTGCCCAAGATGCTCTCGCGCGAATGGCGGCTGCAAGCCCATGACTTGCTGGGCCTGCCCGCCGAAGCCCCTGGCCCGGTCTACAACCTGATGCTGCCGCATTCCCAGTGCCCGCACTGCGGCCACCGCATCCGGGCCTGGGAAAACATTCCGCTATTGAGTTACCTGGCATTGCGCGGTCGTTGCTCCAGTTGTGCCGCGCCCATCGGCCGGCGCTATCCCCTGACCGAACTGGCCTGCGGCATCCTGTCGGCGTTCGTCGCCTGGTATTTCGGCTTTGGCTGGCAGGCCGCAATGGTGATGGTGCTGACCTGGGGCCTGCTGGGCATGAGCCTGATCGATGCCGAGCACCAATTGTTGCCCGATACCCTGGTGCTGCCGTTGTTGTGGCTGGGCTTGATCGTCAACAGCTTCGGCTTGTTCGTCTCCTTGAATCAGGCGATGTGGGGCGCCGTGGCCGGCTATCTGGCGCTGTGGTCGGTGTTCTGGGTGTTCAAATTGATCACTGGCAAGGAAGGCATGGGCTACGGGGATTTCAAGCTGCTGGCGATGCTGGGCGCCTGGGGCGGCTGGCAGATCCTGCCGCTGACGTTGCTGTTGTCATCGCTGGTGGGCGCCGTTATCGGGGTCATTGTGCTGCGCCTGCGTGATGCTCCGACATCGACGCAAATCCCCTTTGGGCCCTATCTGGCCATTGCCGGCTGGATTGCCTTGCTCTGGGGTGGTCAAATAACCGACTTCTATTGGCAGTCTGTCGGTTCCTAA
- the coaE gene encoding dephospho-CoA kinase (Dephospho-CoA kinase (CoaE) performs the final step in coenzyme A biosynthesis.) produces MNSPAEKPWILGLTGGIGSGKSAAAQHFIDLGVHVVDADHAARWVVEPGRPALARIAEHFGPGVLQADGTLDRAALRQLIFEDAEQRRWLEALLHPLIAEEIAHHLAQAQSPYAILVSPLLIESGQYAMTQRILVIDVPEQLQIERTLQRDKTSEQQVQAILKAQSSRQDRLSHADDVVVNDRDLAWLHSEVERLHHFYLTLRGGQS; encoded by the coding sequence ATGAATAGCCCCGCAGAAAAACCCTGGATTCTCGGTCTGACTGGCGGTATCGGCAGCGGCAAAAGCGCGGCGGCCCAGCACTTTATCGACCTGGGCGTGCACGTCGTCGACGCCGATCACGCGGCGCGCTGGGTGGTCGAACCCGGACGCCCGGCGCTGGCCAGGATCGCCGAACATTTTGGCCCCGGCGTATTGCAGGCCGACGGCACACTGGACCGAGCGGCCCTGCGCCAACTGATTTTCGAAGATGCCGAGCAACGCCGCTGGCTCGAGGCGCTGCTACATCCGTTGATCGCCGAGGAAATCGCTCATCATCTGGCCCAGGCACAATCACCCTATGCGATTCTGGTGTCGCCGCTGTTGATCGAGTCCGGCCAGTACGCCATGACCCAGCGGATCCTGGTGATCGATGTGCCGGAACAACTACAGATCGAACGCACCTTGCAGCGCGACAAGACCAGCGAGCAACAGGTCCAGGCGATCCTCAAGGCCCAGTCCAGCCGTCAGGATCGCTTGAGCCATGCCGACGACGTGGTGGTCAATGACCGCGACCTCGCCTGGCTGCACAGCGAGGTCGAGCGCCTGCATCACTTTTACCTTACTTTGCGTGGAGGCCAGTCATGA
- the yacG gene encoding DNA gyrase inhibitor YacG, which translates to MSQTPTVDCPTCGAPVEWSPENTFRPFCSDRCKLIDLGAWASEEHKIPVSPDAEDDLFSEEFEPRH; encoded by the coding sequence ATGAGCCAAACCCCAACCGTTGATTGCCCAACCTGTGGCGCCCCTGTGGAATGGAGCCCGGAAAACACCTTCCGGCCCTTCTGCTCCGACCGCTGCAAACTGATCGACCTGGGCGCCTGGGCGTCGGAAGAACACAAGATCCCGGTCAGCCCCGATGCCGAGGACGACCTGTTCAGCGAAGAGTTCGAGCCTCGCCACTAG
- a CDS encoding energy-coupling factor ABC transporter permease: protein MIGAELLSAQTLTVGWLIYVPVLAWAVARAPWVELFTDSRRQHLLFGTVLAVFMLWLVRRDFDTGVSYHFIGMTAVTLLLDWPLAILGGLCAQLALVLLGRQDMAAVGINGALLILLPVLVTECCAILVERAQPRNLFVYIFCSGFLAAALSALLCLLVGLGLLWYDGVFAMPYWLEDFIGYLWLIIFPEAFINGMVVSALVVFSPEWLETFNRTRYLSAPWKDDDKP from the coding sequence ATGATCGGTGCCGAACTGCTGTCTGCGCAGACGTTGACGGTCGGCTGGCTGATTTATGTGCCGGTGCTGGCCTGGGCCGTAGCACGGGCGCCATGGGTGGAGCTGTTCACCGACAGCCGTCGCCAGCACTTGCTGTTCGGCACGGTCCTGGCCGTGTTCATGTTGTGGCTGGTGCGACGGGATTTCGATACCGGCGTCTCGTATCACTTCATCGGCATGACCGCCGTGACACTGCTGCTGGACTGGCCGCTGGCGATTCTCGGCGGCCTTTGTGCCCAGCTTGCCCTGGTGCTGCTGGGGCGCCAGGACATGGCGGCGGTGGGTATCAACGGTGCGTTGCTGATTTTGCTGCCGGTGCTGGTCACTGAGTGCTGCGCGATCCTGGTGGAACGCGCCCAACCGCGCAATCTGTTCGTGTACATCTTCTGTTCGGGATTTCTCGCCGCCGCGCTTTCGGCGTTGTTGTGCCTGCTGGTGGGGCTTGGCCTGCTGTGGTACGACGGAGTGTTCGCCATGCCTTACTGGCTGGAAGATTTCATCGGCTACCTCTGGCTGATCATCTTTCCCGAGGCGTTTATCAACGGCATGGTGGTCAGTGCGTTGGTGGTGTTCAGCCCCGAATGGCTGGAGACCTTCAACCGTACGCGCTATCTGTCGGCCCCCTGGAAGGATGACGACAAGCCTTGA
- a CDS encoding DUF1780 domain-containing protein produces the protein MDDSDYLRLLTIAAEQANAFLSNARKWERERWVCQRLLQGLNVPYRADEFAPAGEPPDVLFRDANFEVFFVLDEGRRLNDEWRDELQRRRSAFSLSQLVRREAKPRRIPANEFLLRLAPTLRKKAHNYTERGMDLGELDIIAFASLKREVLDLNSHFPPPTEYLRQGWRSLSLVGPTFARVLFAHPDAPDFLRSNLGRSIVFDVGISL, from the coding sequence ATGGATGATTCCGATTATTTACGCCTGCTGACCATCGCGGCCGAGCAAGCCAACGCCTTTCTCTCCAATGCCCGCAAATGGGAGCGTGAGCGTTGGGTCTGCCAGCGTCTGCTGCAAGGGCTGAACGTACCCTATCGCGCCGACGAGTTCGCCCCTGCGGGAGAGCCGCCGGACGTATTGTTTCGCGATGCCAACTTCGAGGTGTTTTTTGTCCTCGACGAAGGCCGTCGCCTCAATGACGAATGGCGCGACGAGCTGCAGCGCCGCCGTAGCGCTTTCTCCCTGAGCCAACTGGTGCGCCGCGAAGCCAAGCCCCGACGCATCCCGGCCAATGAATTCCTGCTGCGCCTGGCCCCGACCCTGCGCAAGAAAGCCCACAACTACACCGAACGCGGCATGGATCTGGGGGAGCTGGACATCATCGCCTTCGCCAGCCTCAAGCGTGAAGTGCTGGACCTCAACAGCCATTTCCCGCCGCCGACCGAATACCTGCGCCAGGGTTGGCGCTCGCTGTCGCTGGTGGGGCCGACGTTTGCCCGGGTGCTGTTCGCCCATCCCGATGCGCCGGATTTCCTGCGCAGCAATCTGGGGCGCAGCATCGTGTTCGATGTCGGGATCAGCCTGTGA
- a CDS encoding MOSC domain-containing protein, translating into MSPLQELIAAVPQQGRVRWIGVRPQGHAPMIELDAVEARLEAGLTGDHARPGVRNARQVTLIQWEHLAVIGSLMGRPVDQPVLPQELRRNLVVSGINLFSLKGRRFRIGQAIFETTGWCQPCARLERNLGEGTFQAVRGHGGITARVLKSGIIRLDDSLSVEPVPASGYAAFNAG; encoded by the coding sequence GTGAGCCCACTGCAGGAACTGATTGCCGCCGTGCCCCAGCAAGGCCGCGTACGCTGGATAGGCGTGCGACCCCAGGGCCATGCACCCATGATTGAACTCGACGCCGTGGAGGCCCGTCTGGAGGCCGGCCTGACGGGCGACCATGCCCGTCCCGGCGTGCGCAATGCACGGCAAGTCACCTTGATTCAGTGGGAACACCTGGCCGTGATCGGTTCACTGATGGGCCGCCCGGTGGATCAGCCGGTGTTGCCGCAAGAGCTGCGACGCAACCTGGTGGTCAGCGGTATCAATCTGTTCAGCCTCAAGGGCCGGCGCTTTCGCATCGGCCAGGCCATCTTCGAAACCACCGGCTGGTGCCAGCCGTGCGCGCGACTGGAGCGTAACCTCGGCGAAGGGACGTTCCAGGCCGTGCGCGGCCATGGCGGAATCACCGCACGGGTGTTAAAAAGTGGAATCATTCGCCTGGACGACAGCTTGAGTGTCGAACCTGTTCCGGCGAGCGGCTACGCTGCTTTCAATGCCGGATAG
- a CDS encoding DUF3094 family protein — MTSRLNPEDQKHVEEYLQLSQHRVERRPFRPWMLLVVVLAITIGLGLLSRLISYLTL; from the coding sequence ATGACCAGCCGCCTGAACCCGGAAGACCAGAAGCATGTCGAAGAGTACCTGCAACTGTCCCAGCACCGAGTCGAGCGCCGGCCTTTCCGGCCGTGGATGCTCCTGGTGGTGGTACTGGCCATCACCATCGGCCTGGGCCTGTTGAGCCGACTGATCAGTTACCTGACGCTATGA
- a CDS encoding NAD(P)/FAD-dependent oxidoreductase has translation MTHRIVIVGGGAGGLELATRLGKTLGKRGTASVMLVDANLTHIWKPLLHEVAAGSLNSSEDELNYVAQAKWNHFGFQLGRMSGLDRERKSIQLAATYDEAGLELLPARELGYDTLVIAVGSTTNDFGTEGAAQHCLFLDTRKQAERFHQQLLNHYLRAHAGQTDVVERISVAIVGAGATGVELAAELHNAAHELAAYGLDRIKPENMHITLIEAGPRVLPALPERIGGPVHKTLEKLGVNVMTNAAVGQVTADSLITVDGKVIDASLKVWAAGIRAPDFLKEIDGLETNRINQLQVLPTLQTTRDENIFAFGDCAACPQPGSDRNVPPRAQAAHQQASLLAKSLKLRIEGKALPEYKYTDYGSLISLSRFSAVGNLMGNLTGSVMLEGWLARMFYVSLYRMHQMALYGLFRTAMLMLGSKIGRGTEPRLKLH, from the coding sequence ATGACTCATCGTATTGTCATCGTTGGCGGCGGCGCCGGCGGTCTGGAGTTGGCTACCCGTCTGGGTAAGACTCTGGGCAAGCGCGGCACGGCCAGTGTGATGCTGGTCGACGCGAACCTGACCCATATTTGGAAACCGCTGTTGCACGAAGTGGCTGCCGGTTCCCTGAACTCCTCTGAAGACGAACTCAACTACGTCGCCCAGGCAAAATGGAACCATTTCGGGTTCCAGCTGGGGCGCATGAGTGGCCTGGATCGCGAGCGCAAGAGCATCCAACTGGCCGCCACCTATGACGAGGCGGGCCTGGAACTACTGCCGGCTCGTGAACTGGGTTACGACACTCTGGTGATCGCCGTCGGCAGCACCACCAATGACTTCGGCACCGAAGGCGCGGCGCAGCATTGCCTGTTCCTCGACACGCGCAAACAGGCCGAGCGTTTCCATCAGCAACTGCTCAACCATTATCTGCGCGCCCATGCCGGGCAAACCGACGTGGTCGAACGCATCAGCGTTGCCATCGTCGGCGCCGGGGCGACGGGGGTTGAACTGGCGGCCGAGCTGCACAACGCCGCCCATGAGCTGGCAGCCTATGGCTTGGACCGGATCAAACCGGAGAACATGCACATCACCCTGATCGAAGCCGGACCGCGGGTCCTGCCGGCCTTGCCGGAGCGCATCGGCGGCCCTGTGCACAAGACCCTGGAGAAACTTGGGGTCAATGTCATGACCAACGCCGCTGTTGGCCAGGTGACAGCCGACAGCCTGATCACCGTCGATGGCAAGGTCATCGACGCGAGCCTGAAAGTCTGGGCCGCCGGGATTCGCGCCCCGGACTTCCTCAAGGAAATCGACGGTCTGGAGACCAACCGGATCAACCAGCTGCAGGTGCTGCCGACGCTGCAGACCACCCGTGACGAGAACATCTTCGCCTTCGGCGATTGCGCCGCCTGCCCGCAACCCGGCAGCGATCGCAACGTTCCGCCCCGTGCCCAGGCCGCGCATCAGCAAGCCTCGCTGCTGGCCAAATCCCTGAAGCTGCGGATCGAAGGCAAGGCCCTGCCGGAATACAAATACACCGACTACGGTTCATTGATTTCGCTGTCGCGCTTCTCAGCGGTGGGTAACCTGATGGGCAACCTGACCGGCAGTGTGATGCTCGAAGGTTGGCTGGCGCGGATGTTCTATGTATCGCTGTACCGCATGCACCAGATGGCGCTGTACGGCCTGTTCCGCACGGCCATGCTGATGCTGGGCAGCAAGATCGGGCGTGGGACCGAGCCTCGGCTGAAGCTGCATTGA
- a CDS encoding methyl-accepting chemotaxis protein: MQQNLRETLQGISGSATQLATAADELNAVTVDSTHSLQQQNNEIEQAATAVTEMTTAVEEVARNAVSTSDATRQSSESASLGQQRVSDTVDAIGALASDVQVTGGLVQSLANQSQDIGKVLDVIRAIAEQTNLLALNAAIEAARAGESGRGFAVVADEVRALAYRTQQSTQEIEQMVQGMRSGATQALDSMQASSSRAASTLAMAERAGEALQTITASVNEIHERNLVIASAAEEQAQVAREVDRNLVNIRDLSVRSATGADQTSASSHELSQLANSLRTMVQRFQV, from the coding sequence ATGCAGCAGAACCTGCGTGAAACCTTGCAGGGCATCAGCGGCTCAGCTACCCAACTGGCGACCGCCGCCGATGAGCTGAACGCGGTCACGGTCGATAGCACCCACAGCCTGCAACAGCAGAATAACGAAATTGAACAGGCCGCCACCGCCGTCACCGAGATGACCACCGCCGTGGAGGAAGTCGCGCGCAATGCGGTTTCCACCTCCGATGCCACGCGTCAGTCCAGTGAGTCGGCGTCCCTTGGGCAGCAGCGGGTCAGCGACACGGTCGACGCCATCGGCGCCCTGGCCAGTGATGTGCAGGTGACTGGCGGCCTGGTGCAGTCCCTGGCCAACCAATCGCAGGATATCGGCAAGGTGCTGGACGTGATCCGGGCCATCGCCGAGCAGACCAACTTGCTGGCCCTCAACGCGGCCATCGAGGCGGCCCGGGCTGGCGAAAGCGGTCGTGGGTTTGCGGTGGTGGCCGATGAGGTGCGGGCGCTGGCTTATCGCACGCAGCAATCGACCCAGGAAATCGAGCAGATGGTCCAGGGCATGCGCAGCGGCGCCACCCAGGCGCTGGATTCGATGCAGGCCAGCTCCAGTCGCGCCGCCAGCACTCTGGCAATGGCGGAGCGGGCAGGGGAGGCGCTACAGACCATCACGGCGTCGGTCAACGAGATCCACGAACGCAATCTGGTGATCGCCAGCGCCGCTGAAGAACAGGCGCAAGTGGCTCGGGAGGTGGATCGCAACCTGGTGAACATTCGGGATCTGTCGGTGCGCTCGGCCACCGGTGCGGACCAGACCAGCGCGTCCAGCCATGAGTTGTCGCAACTGGCGAATTCATTGCGCACCATGGTGCAGCGGTTTCAGGTTTGA